A single genomic interval of Nostoc commune NIES-4072 harbors:
- a CDS encoding serine hydrolase, whose protein sequence is MKLRWFLLSLTSILLLSSPVKANPNTNQVGNINPWSANQSNLQLPKLKFIPPVPLTDPVNPINTSKFTGVVPLGREISELKTPIKALMARYRFLTPGIFFMDLQTGDYFNFNGDKAFSAASTIKYPILIALFQEVDAGRIKLGETLVMRRKHVTGGSGDMQYQRVGTKLSLLQTATKMMTISDNTATNMIIDRLGGVSKLNQKFRSWGLQSTVIRNMLGDFKGTNKTSAKDLVRLSALVTNNHLISDISQSQVLGIMIHCHNRALLPSGLGSGANIAHKTGTLRFVLGDAGIIETPSGKRYLAGIFVRRPNNDIRARDFIRQVSRVMYGYFEQAKVSHLP, encoded by the coding sequence ATGAAACTACGCTGGTTCTTACTGAGCCTTACAAGTATTCTTTTACTATCGTCCCCAGTAAAAGCGAATCCCAATACTAATCAGGTTGGCAACATAAATCCCTGGAGCGCAAATCAATCTAATTTACAACTACCAAAACTTAAATTTATTCCTCCGGTTCCTCTAACCGATCCTGTCAACCCAATAAATACTTCTAAATTTACTGGTGTAGTTCCTCTAGGACGCGAGATATCAGAACTAAAAACTCCGATTAAAGCATTAATGGCTCGCTATAGATTCCTTACTCCGGGAATCTTTTTTATGGACTTACAAACAGGGGATTATTTTAATTTTAATGGTGATAAAGCTTTTTCTGCCGCTAGTACAATTAAGTATCCGATTTTGATTGCATTATTTCAAGAAGTAGATGCAGGGAGAATCAAACTAGGCGAAACTTTGGTGATGCGACGGAAGCATGTCACTGGCGGTTCTGGAGATATGCAGTATCAACGAGTGGGAACTAAGCTTAGTCTCTTACAAACTGCAACCAAGATGATGACTATTAGTGATAACACTGCTACGAATATGATTATTGATCGTTTAGGTGGTGTATCTAAATTAAATCAAAAGTTTCGCAGTTGGGGATTGCAAAGCACTGTGATTCGCAATATGTTAGGAGACTTTAAAGGAACTAATAAAACTAGTGCAAAAGACTTGGTACGACTGTCAGCTTTGGTTACAAATAATCACTTAATTTCTGATATAAGTCAATCCCAAGTTTTAGGTATTATGATTCATTGTCATAATAGAGCATTGCTACCATCTGGCTTAGGTTCTGGTGCGAATATTGCCCATAAAACAGGTACTCTACGGTTTGTACTAGGCGATGCGGGTATTATTGAAACGCCATCAGGTAAGCGTTATTTAGCAGGAATTTTCGTGCGAAGACCGAATAATGACATTAGAGCTAGGGATTTTATTCGTCAAGTTTCTCGGGTGATGTATGGCTACTTCGAGCAAGCAAAAGTCAGTCATCTACCTTGA
- a CDS encoding 2-hydroxyacid dehydrogenase produces MKVAVFSTKVYDRKFLSDANSPTQNELVFFEPRLNRDTAILAAGFPAVCVFVHDQVDAPTLELLASRGTRLVVLRCAGFNNVDLQAAADLGITVVRVPAYSPYGVAEHAVGLILSLNRKIHRAYNRVREGNFSLDGLLGFNLHERTVGIVGTGKIGLILAQIMKGFGCHILAYDVYRNPELEALGGKYVELPELFANSDIISLHCPLIPETHHLINAEAIEQIKPGVMLINTSRGALIDTQAVIEGLKSGKIGYLGVDVYEQESELFFEDLSGAIIQDDIFQRLTTFPNVLITGHQAFFTAEALHNIAETTFANIADIEQGRSCPNEIRAQVPA; encoded by the coding sequence ATGAAAGTAGCAGTCTTCAGTACAAAAGTCTACGATCGCAAGTTTTTGTCAGATGCAAATTCTCCCACCCAAAACGAATTAGTATTTTTTGAACCTCGTTTAAATCGGGATACAGCTATCCTCGCCGCCGGATTTCCGGCGGTTTGTGTATTTGTCCATGACCAAGTTGACGCGCCAACTTTAGAACTTCTCGCTTCACGGGGAACTCGGTTGGTTGTCCTGCGTTGTGCAGGGTTTAACAATGTAGACTTACAAGCCGCAGCAGATTTAGGAATTACCGTTGTGCGGGTTCCCGCTTATTCACCTTATGGGGTAGCAGAACATGCTGTGGGATTGATTTTAAGCTTGAATCGCAAAATTCATCGAGCCTATAACCGTGTCCGAGAAGGCAATTTTTCCCTAGATGGACTGTTGGGATTTAATTTACATGAGCGCACAGTGGGGATTGTTGGCACGGGCAAAATCGGTCTGATTTTAGCACAGATTATGAAGGGGTTTGGCTGTCACATACTCGCCTATGACGTTTATCGCAATCCCGAATTGGAGGCGCTAGGTGGAAAGTATGTAGAACTACCTGAGCTATTTGCCAACTCGGATATTATCTCCCTACATTGCCCTCTTATTCCCGAAACGCATCACTTGATTAACGCTGAAGCTATAGAACAGATTAAGCCAGGTGTGATGCTAATTAATACTAGCCGAGGAGCGCTGATTGATACCCAAGCAGTGATTGAGGGGTTGAAGTCTGGCAAGATTGGCTATCTCGGTGTGGATGTCTATGAACAGGAATCGGAATTGTTTTTTGAGGATTTGTCTGGTGCAATTATTCAAGATGATATTTTCCAGCGTCTGACGACGTTCCCCAATGTACTGATTACCGGACATCAAGCCTTTTTTACAGCAGAAGCTCTCCACAATATAGCAGAAACAACTTTTGCTAATATTGCTGATATTGAACAAGGTCGTTCTTGTCCAAATGAAATTCGCGCTCAAGTTCCAGCTTAG
- a CDS encoding M50 family metallopeptidase, with protein sequence MKEPSKNSEPLLTKEAPPVVERMGLTWLVAAAIATALLWQIPAGDYILYPFTILATWFHEMGHGLMALLLGGQFQKLQIFSNGSGVATYGIQPTFGPIGPAIVAAAGPMGPPLAGAGLILASRSFTAATLCLKILGSFLLFSALIWVRSSFGLVAIPLLGFIILGIALKAPRWIQGFAIQFLGVQACVSTYHQLDYLFSSSAGSLGLSDTAQMQRYLLLPYWFWGGLMAIASLVILVQSLRFAYSSE encoded by the coding sequence ATGAAAGAACCAAGTAAAAATTCTGAACCCTTGCTTACCAAAGAAGCCCCACCAGTTGTTGAACGTATGGGCCTAACCTGGCTAGTTGCAGCAGCGATCGCAACTGCTTTATTGTGGCAAATACCAGCAGGGGATTATATCTTATACCCATTTACGATCCTGGCAACTTGGTTTCATGAAATGGGTCACGGCTTAATGGCACTCCTATTAGGGGGACAGTTTCAGAAATTGCAGATTTTTAGCAATGGTTCCGGTGTCGCAACCTATGGCATCCAGCCGACATTTGGGCCAATTGGCCCGGCAATAGTCGCAGCCGCAGGCCCAATGGGGCCGCCTCTTGCCGGTGCAGGTTTGATTCTGGCTTCCCGCAGTTTTACAGCAGCAACCCTCTGTTTAAAAATATTAGGGAGTTTTTTGCTATTTTCTGCATTAATTTGGGTACGTTCCTCGTTTGGATTGGTGGCAATTCCCTTACTAGGTTTCATAATCTTGGGTATTGCCCTGAAAGCACCTCGTTGGATACAAGGATTTGCGATTCAATTTCTGGGTGTACAAGCTTGTGTAAGTACGTACCATCAACTCGATTATCTATTTAGTAGTTCTGCTGGCTCCCTTGGACTTTCTGATACAGCGCAAATGCAGCGATATTTGCTTTTGCCTTACTGGTTTTGGGGCGGGTTAATGGCGATCGCATCTCTGGTGATTTTAGTCCAAAGTCTCCGCTTTGCCTATAGTTCAGAATGA